Genomic window (Thermococcus sp. 21S9):
ACAAAAAACAAGGAATCTACGTCCAAATTAATGGCCATGGAGGAATTGAGGAAGTTTGGGAAAGGATTAGGCCACTATTGGATTATATCCGCAACAAAGAGAAAAAGAGAAAAGAGCACGAGTGAGAGAAAAATCTTTATTTCCAAACTCTAAAACTTGATTTTGGTGAGTCTTAATGAAGGTGAAGTTTTATGCCACATTGAGAGAATTGACTGGAAAGAAGGAGATTGAAATCAGTGGAGTAAGAACTGTAGGGGAACTTCTGGACAAGCTTGATGAAATGTTTCCAGGAATTAAGAAAGAGCTGATTGACG
Coding sequences:
- a CDS encoding MoaD/ThiS family protein → MKVKFYATLRELTGKKEIEISGVRTVGELLDKLDEMFPGIKKELID